In Sphingobacterium zeae, one genomic interval encodes:
- a CDS encoding glycosyltransferase family 4 protein: MRILIIHTFYQDPGGEDTVFQQETSLLAQDHEVLTVTFQNKKGWRGALQTVGSFWNIFAAQRVKEKINTFKPDIVHIHNTHYAAGPVIVRTIAKLGIPQVMTLHNFRLLCPSATLYHHNHLFLDSIHENFPWTAVRQKAFNNSTVKTFILALNYWVHRRIGTWKKVNRYITLSSFAKEIFVKSTLNLLPHLFAVKPNFVFPTPIAHKVTTPYFIYVGRLSEEKGILNLIDAFIGSDFKLQIIGGGPLEAVVNRRIKGQPNISYLGFKERDEILPLVADAQALLVPSICFEGMPITILEAYSVGTAVLCSNIGPLPELIATGKTGLTFDPHNKNDIIRSLTAWSTKMKDEKDEITKTCNTYYFSNFTPEINKEKLLAIYQDAIHDKKGNK, from the coding sequence ATGCGCATACTGATTATCCATACGTTTTACCAAGATCCTGGTGGTGAAGACACTGTGTTTCAGCAGGAAACTTCCCTCCTTGCTCAGGATCATGAAGTCCTCACGGTCACTTTCCAGAATAAAAAGGGATGGAGGGGAGCCCTACAGACAGTGGGATCCTTTTGGAATATTTTCGCTGCGCAACGTGTCAAGGAAAAAATAAATACATTTAAACCAGATATCGTTCACATACATAATACACATTATGCAGCTGGCCCAGTTATCGTGCGTACCATCGCCAAACTCGGAATTCCACAGGTCATGACGCTCCATAACTTCCGGCTGTTATGCCCATCGGCCACTCTCTATCACCACAACCACCTCTTTTTGGACTCAATCCATGAGAACTTCCCTTGGACTGCTGTGCGACAAAAAGCATTCAATAACTCTACGGTAAAAACATTTATCCTAGCTCTGAATTATTGGGTTCACCGTAGAATTGGGACCTGGAAAAAAGTAAATCGATACATCACTTTAAGCTCTTTTGCAAAAGAGATATTTGTTAAATCTACGCTGAACCTTTTACCTCACCTATTTGCTGTTAAACCAAACTTCGTCTTTCCTACTCCAATAGCTCACAAAGTTACCACTCCATACTTCATCTACGTCGGTCGTCTTTCAGAAGAAAAGGGCATACTAAATCTGATAGATGCTTTTATCGGTTCAGATTTTAAACTACAGATCATTGGCGGGGGACCGCTCGAAGCGGTAGTAAACCGACGCATCAAGGGTCAACCTAATATATCCTACCTTGGCTTTAAAGAGAGGGATGAAATCTTGCCTTTGGTAGCAGATGCACAAGCATTGCTCGTTCCTTCCATTTGTTTCGAGGGCATGCCCATTACAATTCTTGAAGCGTACTCTGTAGGCACAGCCGTACTCTGCTCCAATATTGGCCCGCTCCCCGAATTGATTGCTACTGGCAAAACAGGGCTGACATTCGATCCTCACAATAAAAATGATATCATCCGTTCTTTGACCGCATGGAGTACAAAAATGAAAGATGAAAAAGATGAGATAACAAAGA
- a CDS encoding polyprenyl synthetase family protein, which translates to MQHLQQLVMEAIETSKFPETPSNLYDPIRYILTLGGKRVRPVLTLMAAELFGMQDMTDIIPAAKAVEFFHNFSLIHDDLMDKAPLRRGKTTVHEKWDANIAILSGDGLLVKAYEEISKCNPVYLPATLKILSKVAMEVCEGQQLDMDYESRSSLSMAEYLEMIRLKTSVLLGGALQLGAILSGADELQQQLIYDFGENVGLAFQLQDDILDAYGDPETFGKIVGGDILINKKTFLLVKLMAVISQEDKPILKNLLEAPAENTPSKINDMLALYGKYEIKAAADKLKDSYTQRAFEKMEALNVPNHRKEPLLVLANNLLVRQQ; encoded by the coding sequence ATGCAACATTTACAACAACTCGTGATGGAGGCGATAGAGACAAGTAAATTTCCTGAAACACCATCCAATTTATATGATCCAATACGGTATATTTTGACTTTGGGCGGGAAGCGGGTTCGACCTGTGCTGACCTTGATGGCGGCCGAATTGTTCGGTATGCAGGACATGACCGATATTATACCGGCCGCCAAAGCAGTGGAGTTTTTTCACAACTTTTCGCTAATCCACGATGATCTGATGGATAAGGCTCCCTTAAGAAGGGGTAAAACGACAGTACACGAGAAATGGGATGCTAATATTGCCATATTATCTGGTGACGGATTGTTGGTTAAAGCTTATGAGGAAATCTCAAAATGTAATCCGGTTTATCTACCAGCAACTTTGAAAATTTTAAGTAAAGTTGCCATGGAAGTATGCGAGGGCCAACAATTGGATATGGATTACGAAAGTCGGAGTTCGCTGTCGATGGCTGAATATCTGGAAATGATCCGCTTGAAGACGTCGGTGTTATTGGGTGGAGCATTGCAATTGGGTGCTATTCTGTCCGGAGCAGATGAACTGCAACAGCAACTGATTTACGATTTTGGTGAGAATGTGGGTTTAGCATTCCAGTTACAAGATGATATTTTGGATGCTTACGGCGATCCGGAAACCTTTGGAAAGATCGTTGGTGGTGATATTCTGATCAATAAAAAGACGTTTTTATTGGTGAAGCTGATGGCCGTGATTTCGCAAGAAGATAAACCCATTCTAAAGAATTTGTTGGAAGCTCCAGCTGAGAACACTCCATCAAAGATAAACGATATGCTTGCGTTGTATGGAAAATATGAAATTAAAGCTGCTGCGGACAAACTTAAGGATAGCTATACACAGCGGGCTTTTGAAAAAATGGAAGCTTTAAATGTACCAAATCATCGCAAGGAACCGTTATTAGTGTTAGCAAATAACCTTTTGGTACGGCAGCAATAA
- a CDS encoding amidohydrolase, which translates to MEPLKITVFQAYLFWENIEKNLNNLALRLSALREKTDVIILPEMFNTGFTNNVKKCAEPANGPTTRWLFEMAGSLNCVVAGSLIIEDGGKYYNRFVWMFPDGKYVKYDKRHLFGLSKENEYFEAGNERILVDIKGWKICPMICYDLRFPVWSKNQNGAYDILVYTASWPDKRSAHWRALIPARAIENQAYVVGVNRVGHDGNDVYYSGGSMCISPLGDVVYYKPEDEDLYTFTLNPNDLLEAREKFPFLRDSDSFTIS; encoded by the coding sequence ATGGAGCCTTTAAAGATCACCGTATTTCAAGCATACCTATTTTGGGAAAATATAGAGAAGAATCTCAATAATCTCGCATTGAGACTTTCCGCATTACGCGAAAAAACGGATGTTATTATTCTTCCCGAGATGTTTAATACAGGCTTCACCAATAATGTTAAGAAATGCGCGGAACCTGCAAATGGACCTACAACAAGATGGCTATTTGAGATGGCTGGTTCGCTTAATTGTGTTGTTGCCGGTTCATTAATCATTGAAGATGGTGGAAAATATTATAATCGTTTTGTGTGGATGTTTCCGGATGGCAAATATGTAAAATACGACAAACGCCATCTCTTTGGATTATCGAAAGAAAATGAATACTTCGAGGCTGGAAATGAACGCATTTTAGTAGATATTAAAGGCTGGAAAATTTGTCCAATGATCTGTTATGACCTTAGATTCCCTGTTTGGTCTAAAAATCAAAATGGTGCATATGATATTTTAGTATACACGGCCAGCTGGCCTGACAAGCGATCTGCACATTGGAGAGCCCTTATTCCAGCACGCGCGATAGAAAATCAAGCCTATGTTGTTGGTGTGAACCGCGTTGGGCATGATGGTAATGATGTTTATTATTCTGGTGGTTCGATGTGTATATCTCCACTAGGGGATGTAGTGTATTACAAACCTGAAGATGAAGACTTATATACATTTACCTTAAATCCCAATGATCTATTGGAAGCCCGTGAAAAATTCCCTTTCCTGAGAGACTCTGATTCCTTTACGATCAGCTAA
- a CDS encoding MarR family winged helix-turn-helix transcriptional regulator, which translates to MLHQDLVSQEYFYNFLTGKYSIAVMRRLQRNLREAGLSITSEQWSIMYNLWVEEGLTQQELAIRTFRDKPSVTRLINNLERVNLVIRVNDKNDRRSNLIYLTKTGRKMRDEGMKQARNTIEQALEGLNDDQIAVSNTILHRVLFNLA; encoded by the coding sequence ATGTTGCACCAAGATTTAGTATCACAAGAGTATTTTTATAATTTCCTAACGGGCAAATATTCCATTGCAGTAATGCGAAGGTTACAACGTAATCTTCGTGAGGCCGGATTAAGCATTACTTCTGAACAATGGAGTATCATGTATAACCTTTGGGTGGAGGAGGGGCTTACCCAGCAGGAGTTAGCTATTCGTACATTTCGGGACAAGCCGAGCGTGACTCGGCTAATAAATAATTTGGAACGGGTCAATCTGGTTATTCGCGTAAATGATAAAAACGATAGACGGTCTAATCTGATCTATTTGACAAAAACGGGAAGAAAGATGAGGGACGAGGGCATGAAGCAAGCTAGAAATACAATTGAACAGGCCTTGGAGGGGTTGAACGATGATCAGATTGCTGTCTCAAATACGATTTTACATCGTGTACTCTTTAATCTAGCATAA
- a CDS encoding FMN-binding glutamate synthase family protein: protein MEVRKLILSIMIVINLIILSFGFIFTSSWFWLLIIPFPLLLIALYHSFQTKHAILRNYPLVGYFRYVFESIRPELRQYFWESDMDGRPFNRRQRSIVYQRAKNQRETVAFGMQTDPQAVGNEWAAHSVFPCHIENHDLRTTVGNSACKKPYSLSVFNISAMSYGALSKTAITALNKGAALQNFAHNTGEGGISDYHNNGGDLIWQVGTGYFGCRNKEGKFDAELFREKSTRENVKMIELKLSQGAKPGHGGILPAAKNTPEVAAIRHVIPGTDVMSPPAHSAFASPTEMMHFIQHMRELSDGKPIGFKICIGDKNEFMDICHAMQNTQIFPDFISVDGSEGGTGAAPLEFTDNLGMPLYDALAFVTKTLISFGLKKHIKVIVSSRIVTGFDILKVIALGADACYSARGMMFALGCIQALKCNEDVCPVGVATQQPHLYKGLDVNDKYVRVAQFHRNTLRATVEIMEACGFKTLSDVSADKFYRKVDAIRTLSFQEIYFGNEGKLVNSRTDFESKLFED, encoded by the coding sequence ATGGAAGTTAGAAAACTCATTCTTTCAATAATGATAGTGATTAATTTAATCATCTTATCATTTGGATTTATATTTACATCAAGCTGGTTTTGGCTGCTTATCATCCCATTTCCACTGCTATTGATAGCATTATATCACAGTTTCCAAACTAAACATGCCATTCTGCGCAATTATCCTTTGGTTGGATACTTCCGTTATGTTTTTGAATCTATTCGTCCTGAATTGAGACAGTATTTTTGGGAATCAGACATGGATGGACGTCCTTTTAACAGACGACAGCGTTCGATTGTATACCAGCGTGCAAAAAACCAACGTGAAACTGTCGCATTTGGTATGCAGACTGATCCGCAGGCCGTCGGGAATGAATGGGCAGCGCACTCTGTGTTCCCTTGTCATATCGAAAACCACGACCTGCGCACTACGGTTGGAAACTCCGCTTGTAAAAAGCCTTATAGTTTAAGTGTGTTCAACATTTCAGCAATGAGTTACGGTGCCTTAAGCAAAACCGCAATAACGGCCTTAAACAAAGGGGCTGCACTTCAAAACTTTGCGCACAACACGGGTGAAGGGGGCATCAGTGACTATCACAACAATGGCGGTGATCTAATTTGGCAGGTTGGTACAGGTTATTTTGGGTGTCGTAATAAAGAGGGAAAATTTGATGCCGAACTTTTCAGAGAAAAATCAACCCGTGAAAACGTGAAAATGATTGAATTGAAACTCTCACAAGGTGCTAAACCAGGTCATGGGGGTATCCTTCCAGCTGCAAAAAATACACCTGAGGTTGCTGCCATTCGTCACGTTATTCCCGGAACAGACGTCATGTCACCTCCAGCGCATAGTGCATTCGCTTCGCCAACAGAAATGATGCACTTCATACAACATATGCGTGAATTGTCTGACGGGAAGCCCATCGGTTTTAAGATCTGTATCGGAGACAAAAATGAGTTTATGGATATCTGTCATGCGATGCAAAATACGCAGATTTTTCCAGATTTTATTTCTGTAGATGGTTCGGAAGGTGGTACGGGAGCCGCGCCACTTGAGTTTACGGACAATTTAGGTATGCCGCTCTATGACGCACTTGCATTTGTCACAAAAACCTTAATTTCTTTCGGCCTAAAAAAACACATCAAAGTCATCGTATCCAGCCGTATCGTCACCGGGTTCGACATTTTAAAAGTTATCGCCCTAGGAGCAGATGCATGTTATAGCGCGCGCGGTATGATGTTCGCTTTGGGTTGCATCCAGGCACTTAAATGTAATGAAGACGTTTGCCCAGTTGGGGTGGCGACACAACAACCACACCTCTACAAAGGACTAGACGTGAACGATAAATATGTGCGTGTCGCTCAGTTCCATCGTAACACTTTACGTGCTACTGTCGAAATTATGGAAGCGTGTGGATTCAAAACACTTTCTGACGTATCGGCAGATAAATTTTATCGTAAAGTAGATGCGATACGGACATTGAGCTTTCAAGAAATTTACTTCGGAAATGAAGGTAAATTGGTCAACAGCCGCACAGATTTCGAAAGTAAGCTATTCGAAGATTAA
- a CDS encoding Rossmann-like and DUF2520 domain-containing protein produces the protein MAIDQLHELDLNADLYLIAVADNAIIPVVEALPENLKGIVIHCSGATDLAVLNRFENAGVIYPPQSLSRDKAVDFSTVPLCVEGNTYNNSAMLLQLARNLSPHSLYCTSHQRLAIHLASVMVNNFSNILYQMAYEILNENNLSFDLIKPIIRETAEKAQNHIPITVQTGPAIRQDSKTMQKHLQFISNKPDLQQIYQLLSQEITKRK, from the coding sequence GTGGCAATTGACCAGCTGCATGAACTTGACTTAAATGCCGATCTTTACCTTATTGCGGTTGCGGATAATGCTATCATACCGGTAGTAGAAGCGCTACCTGAAAATTTAAAAGGAATTGTTATCCACTGTTCAGGCGCAACAGATCTGGCCGTACTCAATAGATTTGAGAACGCCGGTGTCATCTATCCACCACAGTCTTTATCTAGAGATAAAGCAGTCGATTTTTCCACCGTTCCGCTTTGTGTTGAAGGTAATACGTATAACAATAGCGCAATGCTACTCCAGCTCGCACGCAACTTAAGCCCGCACAGCTTATATTGTACTTCACACCAGCGTTTAGCTATTCATCTTGCTTCGGTCATGGTCAATAATTTTTCGAACATCCTCTATCAGATGGCGTATGAGATTCTCAACGAAAACAACTTATCCTTTGATCTGATCAAACCAATCATCCGGGAGACGGCAGAAAAAGCTCAAAATCATATTCCGATAACAGTTCAGACAGGACCAGCCATCCGACAAGACAGCAAAACAATGCAAAAACATTTGCAATTTATTAGTAATAAACCAGATTTACAGCAAATCTATCAACTTTTATCGCAGGAGATTACTAAAAGAAAATAG
- a CDS encoding heme lyase CcmF/NrfE family subunit — protein sequence MDVNYVGEHLLPGQIGQFFIVLSFGAALLSCIAYFFATNTPEETSWKKIARIAFWVNAVSVVAVGATLFYIIYNHYFEYNYAFAHSSRDLPTYYIISSFWEGQEGSFWLWTFWQTVLGAILLFKAKSWETSVMTFVMLCQAFLASMIIGIELLGLRIGSSPFILLRDAMDFPILKEANYLSLLKDGNGLNPLLQNYWMVIHPPTLFLGFASMIVPFAYATGALWTKRYKEWINAALPWALFAVMILGAGIIMGSFWAYEALNFGGFWAWDPVENASIIPWFTLIAAVHVMVAYKNSGHSYFTATFLAMISFVLVIYASYLTRSGVLGETSVHSFTDLGMSGQLILFNVVFLVIMVVFLTVKKKEMPITEKDEDIYSREFWMFIGALVLTVACAQIIASTSIPVFNKIFGTKVAPPLDPIQHYNKWQSGFAVIVMILTGFTQFLKYKRTDSRKFLASTVASLVVSLLLTTAVVYVTKTYTNLIYILITFASIFCILANIRVLGDAVKGKWKLAGSSVAHIGFGLLLIGAMVAAATNEVISVNNTGYIAVSGFDKVEKPGENLFLTEGEPVQMGEYKITYIGDSIVAPNTFYKIKYERIDEETGKVKEQFVLQPFAQNNAKMGGLIGTPATKHYITHDVYTLITAAAAESQATHAKVSAEEKTGFEDYEEPATYQVNIGDTLRYRNGYYVIEGLNKEAQLEKIPKGPGDVMVGLKIKVFSADNKQYEVQPIYLIKDGGVYDFNKDVNEQGLKFRFTGIKPDKDKLEIMVYQKPLPEKKWVVFKAIKFPYINFFWCGTIVMTIGFIMSIVRRNKEEKRKALK from the coding sequence ATGGACGTTAATTACGTTGGTGAGCACCTGCTACCCGGGCAGATCGGACAGTTCTTTATTGTTCTTTCTTTTGGTGCCGCACTTTTATCTTGTATCGCTTATTTTTTCGCGACTAACACTCCTGAAGAGACTTCATGGAAAAAAATTGCTCGTATTGCATTCTGGGTGAATGCTGTGTCAGTCGTAGCTGTCGGCGCAACTTTATTTTATATTATTTACAATCACTATTTTGAATATAATTACGCTTTTGCACACTCTTCGAGAGACTTACCGACCTATTATATCATTTCCAGTTTCTGGGAAGGGCAGGAAGGAAGCTTTTGGCTATGGACATTCTGGCAAACCGTATTAGGCGCAATATTATTATTCAAAGCCAAAAGTTGGGAAACGTCCGTTATGACCTTTGTGATGTTGTGTCAAGCATTTTTAGCTTCGATGATCATAGGAATTGAGTTACTAGGTTTACGCATCGGAAGTTCTCCATTTATCCTCCTGCGGGATGCAATGGATTTCCCTATTCTAAAGGAAGCAAACTATTTGTCGCTACTTAAAGACGGCAATGGTCTAAACCCTTTATTACAGAACTACTGGATGGTGATTCACCCACCAACACTGTTCCTTGGCTTTGCGTCTATGATTGTTCCTTTTGCTTATGCAACGGGCGCTCTTTGGACCAAACGTTACAAGGAATGGATCAATGCTGCACTTCCTTGGGCACTATTTGCTGTGATGATTTTAGGAGCTGGTATTATCATGGGTTCATTCTGGGCTTATGAAGCACTTAACTTTGGCGGCTTTTGGGCTTGGGATCCCGTAGAAAATGCATCCATTATTCCATGGTTTACGTTGATCGCAGCGGTACACGTCATGGTCGCTTACAAAAATTCTGGCCATTCCTACTTCACCGCTACTTTTTTAGCGATGATCAGCTTTGTGCTGGTGATTTATGCCTCTTACCTGACGCGAAGTGGTGTTCTCGGAGAAACTTCAGTGCACTCTTTTACTGATTTGGGAATGAGTGGACAACTGATATTGTTCAATGTCGTATTTTTAGTTATTATGGTGGTATTTCTGACAGTTAAAAAGAAAGAAATGCCTATCACAGAAAAGGATGAAGATATCTACTCCAGAGAATTCTGGATGTTTATCGGCGCTTTGGTATTGACTGTCGCCTGTGCACAGATCATCGCCTCAACATCAATTCCGGTATTTAACAAAATCTTTGGTACAAAAGTAGCCCCGCCTTTAGATCCGATACAACATTATAATAAATGGCAATCAGGCTTTGCTGTTATCGTTATGATCTTAACCGGATTTACGCAATTTTTAAAATATAAGCGTACCGACAGTCGCAAGTTTTTGGCGTCTACAGTAGCATCATTGGTGGTATCTCTTCTTTTAACTACCGCAGTTGTTTATGTGACGAAGACTTATACCAACCTGATCTATATTTTAATCACCTTCGCAAGTATTTTCTGTATTTTGGCCAATATCCGTGTATTGGGAGATGCTGTTAAAGGTAAATGGAAACTCGCGGGCTCTTCCGTAGCCCACATCGGTTTCGGACTCTTGCTGATCGGTGCCATGGTCGCTGCAGCAACTAATGAGGTCATCTCTGTTAACAATACAGGATACATCGCCGTATCAGGCTTTGACAAAGTGGAGAAACCTGGCGAAAATTTATTCTTGACCGAGGGCGAACCTGTACAGATGGGGGAATACAAAATCACCTATATCGGTGACAGCATCGTTGCTCCAAATACGTTTTATAAAATAAAATATGAACGAATTGACGAAGAAACAGGAAAGGTAAAGGAGCAGTTTGTTCTGCAACCTTTTGCTCAAAACAATGCAAAAATGGGTGGTTTGATTGGTACCCCAGCGACCAAACATTATATTACACATGATGTATATACATTGATTACCGCTGCCGCAGCTGAAAGTCAGGCTACACATGCGAAAGTTTCGGCAGAAGAGAAAACTGGTTTTGAAGACTACGAGGAGCCAGCCACATATCAAGTAAACATCGGCGATACGTTACGCTATCGTAATGGCTATTATGTCATTGAAGGCCTAAACAAGGAAGCTCAACTAGAGAAAATTCCAAAGGGTCCAGGCGATGTTATGGTTGGATTGAAAATAAAGGTATTTTCCGCCGACAACAAACAATATGAGGTACAACCTATCTACCTCATTAAAGATGGTGGAGTTTATGACTTCAATAAAGATGTCAATGAACAAGGACTTAAATTCAGATTTACGGGTATTAAGCCCGATAAAGATAAACTGGAAATTATGGTTTATCAAAAACCCCTTCCAGAAAAAAAATGGGTCGTATTTAAAGCCATTAAATTCCCCTACATCAACTTTTTCTGGTGCGGCACAATTGTCATGACAATCGGCTTTATCATGTCCATTGTGAGAAGGAACAAAGAGGAAAAACGAAAAGCATTGAAATAA
- a CDS encoding cytochrome c maturation protein CcmE domain-containing protein — protein sequence MKKSSIILIAIIAVAIAMILVIYTDSSTYSTFTEAKEKKTELYVVGQLNKEKALHYDPKTDANKFSFFMFDNDGTECEVIFKGAKPQDIERSEQIVLTGKMDGNVFRASKILMKCPSKYNDKSVVTEINATAFNN from the coding sequence ATGAAAAAAAGTTCAATTATTCTAATCGCTATCATCGCTGTCGCTATTGCCATGATACTTGTTATCTACACCGATTCAAGTACATATTCGACATTTACCGAAGCTAAAGAAAAGAAAACCGAACTGTATGTGGTAGGTCAATTAAATAAAGAAAAAGCGCTTCATTATGATCCTAAGACCGACGCCAACAAATTCTCGTTTTTCATGTTCGACAATGATGGTACAGAGTGTGAAGTGATTTTTAAGGGTGCCAAACCTCAAGATATTGAACGTTCAGAACAAATTGTATTGACGGGTAAAATGGATGGAAATGTGTTTAGGGCAAGTAAGATCTTAATGAAATGTCCGTCAAAATATAACGATAAATCGGTCGTTACCGAGATCAATGCGACTGCTTTCAATAATTAA
- a CDS encoding lipid A deacylase LpxR family protein: MSVGLRSLGLLLPLISSCFLVFGQVKFRKHEISIQNDNDVYLLVGQDRYYTNGINVNYRVAIQPRSDVQTSNTVLDFEIGQRIYNGISIVDYRRQNRTYDRPFAGYLYLSAGATRFLKEDQVVEVKVEFGQIGSRSYGEEAQKFIHHLFGLYEATGWETELRNAFGVDMQAKYLKGIYRNESQSFDLGMIGRGVLGMNNTNIEAGIPIRAGKLKSYHASTFTRGHLTQARSNNEKEWYFVYQPSLTRVFYNSTIQGGLGKDDPIGELYQIEPWMLSHRVGFNWSDHKVHYGINYIFNSKELKSVFHRHQYGQLFFAYRF, encoded by the coding sequence ATGAGTGTTGGTTTGCGATCCTTAGGGCTCCTGTTGCCCCTAATATCTTCGTGTTTTCTTGTGTTTGGGCAGGTGAAATTCCGTAAACACGAAATTTCTATCCAAAATGATAATGATGTTTACCTCTTGGTGGGCCAGGATAGGTATTATACGAATGGTATCAATGTCAATTATCGTGTGGCAATACAACCCAGGAGCGATGTGCAGACTTCCAATACTGTTTTGGACTTTGAAATTGGACAACGAATCTATAACGGCATTAGCATAGTGGACTATCGTCGGCAAAATAGGACATATGACCGGCCTTTTGCAGGTTACCTTTATTTGAGCGCAGGTGCAACCCGGTTTCTAAAGGAGGATCAAGTTGTAGAAGTAAAGGTGGAATTTGGGCAAATCGGCTCCAGATCCTATGGTGAAGAAGCACAGAAGTTTATCCATCATCTTTTTGGACTGTATGAGGCCACAGGTTGGGAAACGGAGTTGCGCAATGCATTTGGTGTGGATATGCAGGCGAAGTATCTCAAAGGAATTTACCGGAATGAATCGCAGTCCTTCGATCTTGGCATGATAGGAAGAGGTGTACTGGGCATGAACAACACCAATATCGAGGCAGGAATTCCGATACGTGCAGGTAAACTCAAATCGTACCATGCTTCGACCTTTACCCGTGGACATCTGACGCAGGCCAGAAGTAACAACGAGAAGGAATGGTACTTTGTCTATCAGCCTAGTTTGACACGGGTTTTTTATAATTCCACTATACAAGGGGGATTGGGGAAAGATGATCCGATCGGTGAATTATATCAGATTGAACCGTGGATGCTCAGTCATCGCGTCGGATTCAACTGGTCTGATCATAAGGTTCATTACGGCATTAATTATATTTTCAATTCCAAGGAGCTTAAGTCTGTCTTCCATCGACATCAATACGGACAGTTATTCTTTGCTTACCGCTTTTAA
- a CDS encoding dicarboxylate/amino acid:cation symporter: protein MAYSAKTFIQHYGSILLLLLGISIGSLFGIFFPHFVDNLKPIGDIFLNLLFVSVIPLVFFAIASSVANIEGDSVLGKIIGMMSFVFVVGIVVAGVSTIFFLYLFPVYAPLAIEQANNIMDTAVHDSWGEKMVRFLTVSEFSSLLSRQNMLAFVIFSFLVGIATRRSGASADIFRKFINSGNAVMGNLLVMVMKLAPLGLGAYFAYQVGTLGPQLFGFYAKPIGLYYLFGVLYFFVVFSVFAFLASGLKGIKRYWKNNILPSLTALSSCSSLATMPANLLAAKQIGIPDTVASVVIPLGTTLHKHGSAIACIFKIYIALLLSGQEFFEPSNMIMAVGITLLVSIVAGGIPNGGYIGEMLIISVYQMPTEVIPSIMIIATLVDPLATMLNATGDTVAAMLTTRLIGQKLTDPVPVNQG from the coding sequence ATGGCATACTCGGCAAAAACTTTTATACAGCACTACGGCAGCATCTTACTCCTGCTTCTTGGCATCAGTATCGGAAGTTTATTTGGTATCTTTTTTCCACATTTTGTGGATAACCTTAAGCCAATTGGGGATATCTTTCTAAATCTGCTCTTCGTCAGTGTTATACCCTTGGTCTTTTTCGCAATAGCTTCGTCTGTGGCCAATATTGAAGGTGACAGTGTGTTGGGCAAAATTATTGGCATGATGTCATTCGTATTTGTTGTCGGTATTGTCGTTGCAGGAGTATCGACCATATTCTTTCTCTACTTATTTCCGGTATACGCTCCACTCGCCATCGAACAGGCAAACAATATCATGGATACAGCCGTTCATGATTCCTGGGGTGAAAAAATGGTTCGATTCCTAACTGTTAGTGAATTTTCCAGTCTCTTATCCCGGCAGAATATGCTTGCCTTTGTGATATTCTCATTTTTGGTAGGTATCGCCACACGCAGATCTGGCGCTTCCGCTGATATATTCCGAAAATTCATTAATTCCGGAAATGCCGTCATGGGCAATTTACTGGTCATGGTCATGAAACTGGCTCCACTAGGTCTCGGCGCTTATTTTGCCTATCAAGTCGGTACCCTTGGCCCACAGCTCTTTGGCTTCTATGCCAAACCTATTGGCCTTTATTATCTCTTTGGGGTACTTTACTTCTTCGTGGTATTTAGTGTCTTTGCCTTTCTTGCATCTGGTCTCAAAGGTATCAAACGCTATTGGAAAAACAATATTTTACCTTCTCTGACTGCCCTCAGCAGCTGCAGCAGCCTTGCGACCATGCCGGCCAACTTACTGGCAGCGAAACAAATTGGCATCCCCGATACGGTAGCCAGCGTCGTCATCCCTTTGGGCACGACCTTACATAAACATGGTTCAGCCATCGCCTGTATCTTTAAAATTTACATTGCCCTGCTGTTGAGTGGACAAGAGTTCTTTGAACCAAGCAATATGATCATGGCAGTCGGGATCACCTTGTTGGTCAGCATCGTTGCGGGCGGTATCCCAAACGGAGGATATATCGGTGAGATGCTCATCATATCGGTTTATCAAATGCCGACTGAGGTCATTCCTTCAATTATGATCATTGCGACATTAGTAGATCCGTTAGCGACTATGCTCAACGCGACAGGCGATACGGTCGCTGCAATGCTCACTACCCGCCTCATCGGACAAAAACTCACAGATCCTGTCCCAGTAAATCAGGGTTAA